A region from the Corallococcus caeni genome encodes:
- a CDS encoding NUDIX domain-containing protein → MTRAVPRTVRVVAALIPRPGPEDGGPRYLVQQRLPGGSRALLWEFPGGKVEAGETDEAALARECREELDVELSVGRRLWEGRHTYPDLTVELVLYGATLVSGEPKPLGAHQLAFHTPSEMQALPFCEADVPLLDDLLAGRLGALD, encoded by the coding sequence GTGACGCGCGCCGTGCCCCGGACGGTGCGGGTCGTGGCCGCGCTGATTCCCCGGCCCGGCCCGGAAGACGGCGGGCCGCGGTACCTGGTCCAGCAGCGCCTCCCCGGCGGCAGCCGCGCGCTCCTCTGGGAGTTCCCCGGCGGCAAGGTGGAGGCGGGCGAGACGGACGAAGCCGCCCTCGCGCGCGAGTGCCGCGAGGAGCTGGACGTGGAGCTGTCCGTGGGCCGCCGCCTGTGGGAGGGCCGGCACACGTACCCGGACCTCACGGTGGAGCTGGTGCTGTACGGGGCCACGCTGGTGTCCGGCGAGCCGAAGCCCCTGGGCGCGCACCAGCTGGCGTTCCACACGCCCTCGGAGATGCAGGCGCTGCCGTTCTGCGAGGCGGACGTGCCGCTCCTGGACGACCTCTTGGCGGGAAGGCTGGGTGCGCTCGATTGA